The proteins below come from a single Iocasia fonsfrigidae genomic window:
- the mtnK gene encoding S-methyl-5-thioribose kinase yields MTKYKPLKEKEAIEYVKGIEGLFDDDAELSCNEIGDGNLNLVFHITDQNSGMGVVIKQALDHVRIADDWPLTKERVKFEYTAMKIQDELTDGMVPKVYKYDDEMALIVMEDLSSMKVMRKGLISGIKYPHFAEQISTFLSKTLFYTSDLYMAPKEKKERVKNFINPELCDITEVLVFTDPYFDAESNNINPELRPYLEKEFWRKSELRKEVTVLKEKFMTRAQALIHGDLHTGSIFIDQKTLKVFDTEFAFYGPSGFDIGAVIGNLILNYASWSGKEVSTEFKADYREYLLDTIEDIWNKFEEKFRKFWDQEAHETTKAVKGYQDYYLKQLLQDSIGMGGCKTMRRCIGMAHVEDLDGIENLSERARAQIFALKLGEIMVTRRKRLATITDFIKIVRDLTAWEDTTNM; encoded by the coding sequence ATGACTAAGTATAAGCCATTGAAGGAAAAAGAGGCTATTGAGTATGTTAAGGGAATTGAAGGATTGTTTGATGATGATGCTGAATTAAGCTGTAATGAAATTGGTGATGGTAATCTTAATCTGGTTTTTCATATTACAGATCAGAATTCAGGCATGGGGGTTGTTATTAAGCAGGCTCTGGATCATGTCAGAATAGCTGATGATTGGCCTCTAACCAAAGAAAGAGTTAAATTTGAATATACAGCTATGAAGATTCAAGATGAATTAACAGATGGGATGGTACCTAAGGTATATAAGTATGATGATGAAATGGCCTTAATTGTTATGGAAGATTTGAGTAGTATGAAAGTAATGCGCAAGGGGTTAATTTCTGGAATAAAATACCCTCACTTTGCTGAACAGATATCTACTTTTCTGAGCAAAACCCTTTTCTATACATCTGATTTATATATGGCTCCCAAAGAGAAGAAGGAAAGGGTTAAAAATTTTATTAATCCAGAGTTGTGTGATATAACAGAAGTTTTAGTTTTTACTGACCCTTATTTTGATGCAGAATCAAATAATATAAACCCAGAATTGCGTCCTTATCTAGAAAAAGAATTTTGGAGAAAAAGTGAATTACGTAAGGAAGTAACTGTTTTAAAGGAAAAGTTTATGACCCGGGCTCAGGCTTTAATTCATGGAGATCTTCATACAGGTTCTATTTTTATTGATCAAAAAACCCTCAAGGTTTTTGATACAGAATTTGCCTTTTATGGCCCCAGTGGTTTTGATATAGGTGCAGTAATTGGAAACCTAATATTAAATTATGCCTCATGGTCTGGTAAAGAGGTATCTACTGAATTTAAAGCTGATTATCGGGAGTATCTATTAGATACAATTGAAGATATCTGGAATAAATTTGAAGAAAAGTTTCGGAAATTTTGGGATCAGGAGGCCCATGAGACTACCAAAGCAGTCAAGGGGTATCAGGATTATTATTTGAAACAGTTGTTACAGGACAGTATTGGGATGGGTGGTTGTAAAACAATGCGTAGATGTATAGGAATGGCACATGTTGAGGACCTCGACGGAATCGAGAATTTATCAGAGAGGGCTAGAGCTCAGATTTTTGCCCTTAAGTTGGGAGAAATAATGGTTACCAGGAGAAAACGATTAGCTACTATTACTGATTTTATAAAGATTGTAAGGGATTTAACGGCTTGGGAGGATACAACAAATATGTAG
- a CDS encoding sugar ABC transporter ATP-binding protein — MLRMKGISKYFPGVKALENVDFQVETGEVHALIGANGAGKSTLMKILAGAYGGYEGDIFIDNNKLTIDNPLDAKNNGIVIVYQEVDTALIPQLTVAENIMMDYIVREKKDVFMDWKNIKRQAQKELGELGLDFSVNQLVNELTLSEKQMVLIGRAVFHKAKYLILDEPTAPLSVEETKKLFEIVKKLKKDGMSIIFISHRLDEVFEICEKITVLKDGEIVGTYNIADMTIDRAVEKMLGRKLENTYPKVKSEITDTILEAKNLSGTGGINNINVKVRAGEIVGLAGLVGGGKTETAKLLFGEGNISQGEIILDNKIINPNNPADAVRKGLALVPEERRKEGILVQESVETNITLPTLEKYCQGIFIKKNKIKQVTLESISKVAIKTPTEKQLVANLSGGNQQKVAIGKWLLSEARVFIFDEPTKGVDVGSKAEIYELIGGLVKQGKGVIYASCEFSEILGLTDRVYVMYNGTIVKELITKNTTEEELLYYSAGGGVNEK, encoded by the coding sequence ATGCTAAGAATGAAAGGTATTTCCAAATATTTTCCAGGTGTAAAGGCTTTAGAAAATGTTGATTTTCAAGTAGAAACTGGGGAAGTTCATGCCTTGATAGGTGCCAATGGAGCTGGAAAAAGTACTTTGATGAAAATATTAGCAGGCGCTTATGGGGGATATGAAGGGGATATATTTATTGATAATAATAAACTTACCATAGATAATCCACTCGATGCCAAAAACAATGGTATTGTCATAGTTTATCAAGAAGTAGATACAGCCCTTATTCCGCAATTAACTGTAGCAGAGAATATAATGATGGATTATATTGTTAGGGAGAAAAAAGATGTTTTTATGGACTGGAAAAATATAAAAAGGCAGGCCCAAAAAGAACTGGGTGAACTTGGTTTAGATTTTAGTGTTAATCAATTGGTAAATGAGCTTACCCTTTCCGAAAAACAGATGGTTTTAATTGGACGTGCTGTATTTCATAAAGCAAAATACTTAATATTAGATGAGCCTACTGCCCCTTTAAGTGTTGAAGAAACAAAGAAGTTATTTGAAATTGTGAAAAAACTAAAAAAAGATGGTATGAGTATTATCTTTATATCACACAGATTAGATGAGGTTTTTGAAATATGTGAAAAGATTACTGTATTAAAAGATGGTGAAATAGTAGGTACTTATAACATAGCAGATATGACGATAGATAGGGCTGTTGAAAAAATGTTAGGGCGAAAGTTAGAAAATACCTATCCTAAAGTTAAGTCAGAAATAACTGATACAATTCTGGAGGCAAAAAATTTATCAGGTACAGGTGGAATAAATAATATTAACGTAAAGGTCAGAGCAGGTGAAATTGTAGGTTTAGCTGGTCTGGTTGGCGGTGGTAAAACTGAAACAGCTAAACTGTTATTTGGTGAAGGTAATATTTCACAGGGTGAAATAATATTAGATAACAAAATAATTAATCCGAATAATCCAGCTGATGCTGTTAGAAAAGGACTGGCACTGGTACCTGAAGAAAGAAGGAAAGAGGGGATTCTGGTACAGGAATCAGTAGAAACCAATATTACACTGCCAACTTTAGAAAAGTATTGTCAGGGTATATTTATCAAAAAAAATAAGATTAAACAGGTTACTTTAGAAAGTATTAGTAAAGTTGCTATTAAAACACCAACAGAAAAACAATTAGTTGCTAATCTAAGTGGTGGTAATCAACAAAAAGTGGCTATAGGGAAGTGGCTTTTATCTGAAGCCAGGGTCTTTATTTTTGATGAACCTACTAAAGGGGTAGATGTTGGTTCAAAGGCAGAAATATATGAATTAATCGGTGGTTTAGTGAAACAGGGTAAAGGGGTTATCTATGCCTCTTGTGAATTTAGTGAAATATTAGGTTTAACAGACAGGGTTTATGTAATGTACAACGGTACAATAGTAAAAGAACTTATCACAAAAAATACCACAGAAGAAGAATTGCTTTATTATTCTGCAGGGGGTGGGGTAAATGAAAAATAA
- a CDS encoding ArsR/SmtB family transcription factor — MGDFLLKLRAIADQSRLNIIRLLLDKDFCVKALASKLEISESAVSQHLKILREAELVLGEKKGYFVHYRVREEKILAVADFIEGLVK; from the coding sequence ATGGGGGATTTTTTATTAAAACTAAGGGCTATTGCTGATCAAAGCCGTTTAAATATTATAAGACTTCTTTTAGATAAGGATTTTTGTGTCAAGGCACTGGCCAGTAAGCTGGAAATATCAGAATCCGCTGTTTCTCAACACCTTAAGATATTGAGAGAAGCTGAACTGGTTCTAGGAGAAAAAAAAGGCTATTTTGTTCATTATAGGGTAAGAGAAGAAAAGATTCTGGCAGTAGCTGATTTTATTGAAGGGCTTGTTAAGTAA
- a CDS encoding chromate transporter — MIKNTKKLSSLFLTFFKIGLFTFGGGFAMIPLMEQEIVDNHGWIDKDKFIDAISITQSVPGAVAVNLAIFFGYDFAGLTGALAATIGVALPSFIIILLIAMGFNRFSEYQFVENIFRGIRPAVVGLIIYAAVDLGKNINWSFKLLTTLVVVFIINAFFNISPIIIILIVIFLGLAFTIKDYTGKKGSEESLNE; from the coding sequence ATGATTAAAAACACAAAAAAACTAAGTAGTTTATTTCTGACATTTTTTAAGATAGGGCTTTTTACTTTTGGCGGTGGTTTTGCGATGATACCACTGATGGAACAGGAGATTGTAGATAATCACGGCTGGATAGATAAAGATAAATTTATTGATGCTATCTCTATTACTCAGTCTGTACCCGGGGCTGTTGCAGTTAATTTGGCAATATTTTTTGGCTATGATTTTGCTGGTCTTACTGGGGCTCTGGCGGCAACAATTGGGGTAGCTTTACCTTCTTTTATTATCATTTTATTAATAGCGATGGGTTTTAATAGGTTTAGTGAATACCAATTTGTGGAGAATATTTTTAGAGGAATCAGGCCTGCGGTTGTAGGTTTGATAATATATGCTGCTGTGGATTTAGGAAAGAATATTAACTGGTCTTTTAAGTTATTGACTACCCTGGTAGTAGTTTTTATTATAAATGCTTTCTTTAACATAAGTCCTATTATAATTATTCTAATTGTAATTTTCCTTGGATTAGCATTCACCATAAAGGACTATACTGGTAAAAAAGGAAGTGAGGAAAGTCTTAATGAATAA
- a CDS encoding chloramphenicol acetyltransferase, with translation MKYIDIEKWERKEHFNFFHRMDYPQYNICANIDISNFFDYIRTNKLSFYYAMIHSTTYIANKIINFKYRIREDEIILHDKISPSFTDMNNIDEDDLFKFVTVNMKEDIFEFAEYAEEKSKKQKEYFSFDEQVGRDDLVYITCIPWISFTHISHTITLNKNDSVPRISWGKYFNENDKVLLPFSVQVNHALVDGIHIGKYLFELQKYINNL, from the coding sequence ATGAAATATATTGATATAGAAAAGTGGGAAAGAAAAGAACACTTTAATTTTTTTCATAGAATGGATTATCCGCAATATAATATTTGTGCAAATATTGATATAAGCAATTTTTTTGATTATATAAGAACAAATAAACTATCATTTTATTATGCAATGATTCATTCAACCACATATATAGCAAATAAAATTATCAATTTTAAATATAGAATTAGGGAAGATGAAATAATTTTACATGACAAGATAAGTCCTTCATTTACTGATATGAATAATATTGACGAAGATGATTTATTTAAATTTGTTACAGTAAATATGAAAGAGGATATATTTGAATTTGCAGAATATGCAGAGGAAAAATCTAAAAAACAAAAAGAGTATTTTTCTTTTGATGAACAAGTTGGTCGAGATGATTTAGTTTATATTACATGTATACCTTGGATTTCTTTTACTCATATATCCCATACCATTACATTAAATAAAAATGATTCAGTGCCAAGAATTTCTTGGGGTAAATATTTTAATGAAAATGATAAAGTGTTATTACCATTTTCTGTGCAGGTAAATCATGCTTTGGTTGACGGAATACATATTGGGAAATATCTATTTGAATTACAAAAATATATAAACAACTTATAA
- a CDS encoding ABC transporter permease, which produces MKNNVKESNFDLFKFLYKYGTIIVILVAILFFTFTLDNFMNFNNMTNIFRSVSIVALIALAITMSLTIDGFDLSVGAVAGFASVIAAKFMVVWEMGAVPAIIVPLIVGILVGCINAFFIIKMNISDMLTTLSMMFLLTGISITFQSGSAIYNFMPLPNNAGMAPGTMNDAFLFIGQGKLFGIPVPVVIMLIVALLAHVFLNQTKYGRYLYMIGGNEEAAKLSGIPINRYKLIAYMMSGFIAALGGLVLGARLGSGEVDAGGPYLMDSVAAAFIGFSVFGIGKANAFGTLFGALLMGILLNGLIMMDFPYYSQDIVKGIVLILALSLTYYKKKK; this is translated from the coding sequence ATGAAAAATAATGTTAAGGAAAGTAATTTTGATTTATTTAAATTTCTGTATAAATATGGAACAATAATTGTAATTTTAGTGGCAATATTATTCTTCACATTTACACTTGATAATTTTATGAATTTTAATAATATGACAAACATATTCAGGTCTGTATCTATTGTTGCCTTGATTGCTCTGGCTATTACTATGTCTCTTACCATAGATGGTTTTGATTTATCTGTAGGTGCTGTAGCTGGTTTTGCTTCTGTTATTGCCGCAAAGTTTATGGTAGTCTGGGAAATGGGAGCAGTACCTGCTATTATTGTACCATTAATTGTGGGTATTTTAGTCGGATGTATTAATGCTTTTTTTATCATTAAGATGAATATATCTGATATGTTGACAACTCTTTCTATGATGTTCCTTTTAACCGGTATTTCTATTACCTTTCAAAGTGGTTCAGCAATTTATAATTTTATGCCTTTGCCAAATAATGCTGGGATGGCACCTGGAACGATGAATGATGCCTTTTTATTCATTGGGCAGGGTAAGTTGTTCGGTATACCTGTTCCAGTTGTTATTATGTTGATTGTTGCTTTGCTAGCCCACGTCTTCCTGAATCAGACAAAATATGGAAGGTATCTATATATGATAGGTGGTAATGAGGAAGCCGCAAAACTGTCAGGTATTCCAATAAACAGATACAAATTAATAGCCTATATGATGTCGGGATTTATTGCTGCCTTAGGTGGGCTTGTTCTTGGAGCCAGGTTAGGCTCTGGGGAGGTTGATGCAGGGGGACCATATTTGATGGATTCAGTTGCAGCAGCTTTTATTGGATTTTCAGTATTTGGTATTGGTAAAGCAAATGCCTTTGGAACACTATTCGGTGCCTTGTTAATGGGAATTTTACTGAATGGATTAATTATGATGGATTTTCCCTATTATTCACAAGATATTGTAAAAGGGATTGTTTTGATCCTGGCTTTAAGTCTAACATATTATAAAAAGAAAAAATAG
- a CDS encoding class II aldolase/adducin family protein: MKQYFNEEKIKKDICNIGQKLYDKEFVAANDGNISVKINENQIIVTPTGVSKGGMAIESLVKMDLDGNILSCGTWRPSSEVKMHLQVYNLNPDVKAVVHAHPPLATAFAVARIPLDRPILAESIVNLGIVPVSEYALTGSEEVPEAVSPFVNDYNAVLLANHGLLTWGQDLTQAFFRMETVEHYCKIIYYLKEIGAPVELNSAQIKELISLREKMGIQSGGIPFPESK, translated from the coding sequence ATGAAACAATATTTTAATGAAGAAAAGATCAAGAAAGACATTTGTAATATTGGCCAAAAATTGTATGATAAGGAATTTGTTGCTGCAAATGATGGTAATATATCTGTCAAAATTAATGAAAATCAGATTATTGTAACACCAACAGGGGTAAGTAAAGGTGGTATGGCAATAGAAAGTCTTGTTAAAATGGATTTAGATGGGAATATACTGTCCTGTGGTACATGGCGGCCATCTTCTGAGGTTAAAATGCATTTGCAGGTTTATAACTTAAATCCAGATGTAAAAGCAGTTGTTCATGCCCATCCACCACTGGCAACCGCTTTTGCTGTTGCCCGAATCCCTCTTGATCGCCCAATACTGGCAGAGTCAATTGTAAATCTAGGGATTGTGCCGGTTTCAGAATATGCACTTACAGGAAGTGAAGAAGTCCCTGAGGCAGTTTCCCCCTTTGTAAATGACTATAATGCTGTGCTTTTAGCTAATCATGGTTTGCTCACCTGGGGGCAAGACCTTACTCAGGCCTTTTTCAGAATGGAAACAGTAGAACACTATTGTAAGATTATCTACTATCTTAAAGAAATAGGTGCTCCTGTAGAACTTAATTCTGCTCAAATAAAAGAGTTAATTAGTCTTAGAGAGAAAATGGGTATTCAAAGTGGTGGAATACCATTTCCTGAATCCAAATAG
- a CDS encoding nitroreductase family protein, whose protein sequence is MEQSFMELAKERFSVRKYQDKAVEKVKLDYILEAARVSPSAVNFQPWHFIVIREDVMREKVASTYHRDWINQAPVLIAVCGDHSQSWHRQDGKDFCDIDVATAIVHMMLAAVEEGLGTCWVGNFEADRCHQLLELSSEEEVIALLPVGYPASEAGEKKRKEIHEIVSWI, encoded by the coding sequence ATGGAGCAAAGTTTTATGGAACTGGCTAAAGAGAGGTTTTCTGTTCGTAAATATCAGGATAAAGCTGTTGAAAAAGTAAAGCTGGATTATATTCTGGAGGCTGCTCGTGTTTCTCCTTCGGCAGTTAATTTTCAGCCCTGGCATTTTATAGTAATACGGGAAGATGTTATGAGGGAAAAGGTTGCCTCAACCTATCACCGGGATTGGATAAATCAGGCTCCGGTTTTAATAGCTGTTTGCGGGGATCACAGTCAATCATGGCACAGACAGGATGGTAAAGACTTTTGTGATATTGATGTTGCTACAGCAATAGTACATATGATGCTGGCTGCTGTTGAAGAGGGACTGGGTACCTGCTGGGTAGGTAATTTTGAGGCTGATAGATGTCATCAACTGCTGGAACTTTCTTCTGAGGAGGAGGTCATCGCTCTATTACCAGTAGGATATCCAGCATCTGAAGCAGGGGAAAAGAAAAGAAAGGAAATACATGAAATAGTAAGCTGGATTTAA
- a CDS encoding glycoside hydrolase family 36 N-terminal domain-containing protein, whose product MGEVYGISLIYSGNFIARVELNHY is encoded by the coding sequence ATGGGGGAGGTCTATGGAATTTCTTTAATATATAGTGGTAATTTTATTGCCAGAGTAGAGCTTAATCATTACTAA
- a CDS encoding extracellular solute-binding protein, translating into MQNTLDILAVDDPAVYVYVNRKNIMAKFEEKTGIHINFEIVKWSDYYSTLMESFQEYRYDIVMIAGHLWLREFVEKEYLLKLSNNFDDEYDYLDIMPSIREEIELNNNIYLLPSFCDGHILLYRKAQLKQIPPEVVSIAKLRQIVIDNTDHIKDTFVLKAHPSEIFLDFLPYLRNEGIDAFDNTGLPLFNVPLGYAALEKYIAMKKYCPNNVAEFGNEEVLDFIQKDKCKLGVSWSGQLGQIMNKDCINPGDIGFASLEASWNTSWSFGINHLCKKQEAAEKFLQYISSKEIDKAVGAYCGNPTRKSSFLAGQQEYRWYPVVYNMLERVKPLPHLSNTGQLIAIMTDEIVKAFNSEITAKKALQQAYQQIINLDKNRG; encoded by the coding sequence ATGCAAAATACATTAGATATACTGGCTGTTGATGATCCAGCAGTTTATGTATATGTTAATAGAAAAAATATTATGGCTAAGTTTGAAGAAAAAACCGGTATCCATATTAATTTTGAAATAGTAAAGTGGTCTGATTATTATTCAACTTTAATGGAATCATTTCAGGAGTATAGGTATGATATAGTGATGATAGCAGGTCACTTGTGGCTACGTGAATTTGTTGAAAAGGAATACCTTTTAAAATTGAGTAATAATTTTGATGATGAGTATGACTATTTAGATATAATGCCTTCAATCAGAGAAGAGATCGAATTAAATAATAATATATATTTACTTCCCTCATTTTGTGATGGACACATACTACTTTATCGAAAAGCGCAATTAAAACAAATACCTCCGGAAGTTGTTTCAATTGCTAAATTAAGACAAATTGTAATTGATAATACTGACCATATTAAAGATACTTTTGTTTTAAAAGCACACCCTTCAGAAATATTTCTGGATTTTCTACCCTATTTACGAAATGAGGGTATAGATGCTTTTGATAACACTGGTTTACCACTTTTTAATGTTCCTCTGGGTTACGCTGCTCTGGAAAAATATATAGCAATGAAAAAATACTGCCCTAATAATGTAGCTGAGTTTGGAAATGAAGAAGTATTAGATTTTATTCAAAAGGACAAGTGTAAACTCGGGGTTTCCTGGAGTGGACAATTAGGTCAAATTATGAATAAAGACTGTATAAATCCAGGTGATATAGGTTTTGCTTCCCTGGAAGCATCCTGGAATACAAGCTGGTCATTTGGAATAAATCATTTGTGTAAAAAACAGGAGGCCGCAGAAAAGTTTTTGCAATATATCAGCTCAAAAGAGATAGATAAAGCGGTAGGGGCTTATTGTGGAAACCCAACTAGGAAGTCTAGCTTTTTAGCAGGGCAACAGGAGTATAGGTGGTATCCAGTAGTTTATAATATGTTAGAAAGGGTAAAACCTCTGCCTCATTTGTCTAATACGGGTCAGTTAATTGCTATTATGACTGATGAGATTGTTAAGGCATTTAATAGTGAAATTACTGCCAAAAAGGCATTACAACAGGCCTATCAACAAATAATTAATTTAGATAAAAATAGGGGGTAA
- the mtnA gene encoding S-methyl-5-thioribose-1-phosphate isomerase: MIMTVVPATLNDTKDKLVLIDQTLLPNEEKFLELDQVEDIWEAIKKLRVRGAPAIGIAAAFGLYVCSLKSKATTVVDFRKEFEEIRDYLATSRPTAVNLFWALDRMTKRFEKEANKSVEEIKRALLDESEKILAEDQAMGKAIGEHGLSLLKPGMGLLTHCNAGGIATSGYGTALAPMYLGEQKGYKFKVYADETRPLLQGSRLTAYELNKAGIDVTVICDDMASLVMKEGKIDAVLVGCDRVAANGDTANKIGTSGVAILAREYDIPMYVLGPTSTIDLETPTGEEIEIELRDEDEIGNGFGRRTAPEDVKAYNPAFDVTDAKYITAIITEKGVVKPPYMENIRKLFE; this comes from the coding sequence ATGATTATGACTGTAGTACCAGCTACATTAAATGATACCAAAGATAAACTTGTACTTATTGACCAAACATTATTACCTAATGAGGAAAAATTTCTAGAATTAGACCAAGTTGAGGATATCTGGGAAGCAATTAAGAAACTAAGGGTTAGAGGGGCGCCGGCTATAGGAATTGCGGCTGCATTTGGACTTTATGTCTGTAGTTTGAAGTCCAAGGCTACGACTGTAGTGGATTTTAGAAAAGAATTTGAAGAAATCAGGGATTATCTTGCCACATCAAGGCCTACTGCTGTTAATTTATTCTGGGCCTTGGATAGAATGACCAAAAGATTTGAAAAAGAAGCAAATAAGTCTGTAGAAGAAATTAAAAGGGCTTTATTAGATGAAAGTGAAAAGATTTTAGCAGAAGACCAGGCTATGGGAAAAGCCATTGGTGAACATGGTTTATCATTACTTAAACCAGGAATGGGCTTATTAACACATTGTAATGCAGGTGGTATTGCCACATCAGGTTATGGAACAGCCCTGGCTCCTATGTATTTGGGAGAGCAAAAGGGATATAAATTCAAAGTATATGCTGATGAAACAAGGCCATTATTACAGGGTTCTAGATTAACAGCCTATGAGTTAAATAAAGCAGGGATTGATGTAACTGTAATCTGTGATGACATGGCTTCTTTGGTTATGAAGGAAGGAAAGATTGATGCTGTACTTGTAGGGTGTGACCGTGTAGCAGCGAATGGAGATACTGCAAATAAAATAGGTACTTCAGGGGTGGCTATTCTTGCCCGGGAGTATGATATTCCAATGTATGTTCTTGGGCCAACCTCTACTATTGATCTGGAAACCCCTACAGGAGAAGAAATAGAAATCGAACTACGTGATGAAGATGAAATTGGTAATGGTTTTGGCAGGCGAACTGCACCAGAAGATGTAAAGGCATATAACCCTGCTTTTGATGTTACAGATGCTAAATACATTACAGCTATTATTACTGAAAAAGGTGTTGTAAAACCCCCATATATGGAAAATATAAGGAAGTTATTCGAATAA
- a CDS encoding GntR family transcriptional regulator: MTDYSLASYKIIASEITQRIHTGDYLPGTYLPSENQLAREFEVTRTTIRKALNILKQKGTIDSFQGKGYIVRQLHWEQSLLQFYSFGHNIAENILNPATKLLSYQKINGLKNINEFLNIELWEIIRLRLMNENPLILETSYIPVKYLPQFEADELKQNSLYNLMKKNNVNIIKAKEYLEPVLPSLEDQEILGINEDTPLFQTIRYTYDSEQRLTEVRESLIRGDHFRFTVEMTL; the protein is encoded by the coding sequence ATGACTGATTATTCATTAGCGAGTTATAAGATTATTGCCTCGGAAATCACTCAGAGGATTCATACTGGGGATTATTTACCAGGTACCTATCTTCCTTCAGAAAATCAATTGGCCCGGGAATTTGAGGTTACCAGAACAACAATTAGAAAGGCCCTAAATATTTTAAAACAAAAAGGAACAATTGATAGTTTTCAAGGGAAGGGTTATATAGTTCGTCAACTTCATTGGGAACAAAGCCTACTGCAATTTTATAGTTTTGGTCATAATATTGCAGAAAATATATTAAATCCTGCTACTAAATTGTTATCTTATCAGAAGATTAATGGGTTAAAAAATATTAATGAATTTCTTAATATAGAGTTATGGGAAATTATCCGCTTAAGATTAATGAATGAAAACCCATTGATTTTAGAGACCTCCTATATACCTGTTAAATATTTACCTCAATTTGAAGCAGATGAATTAAAACAGAATTCCTTATATAATTTAATGAAAAAAAATAATGTTAATATTATAAAAGCCAAGGAATATTTAGAACCGGTCTTACCTTCATTAGAAGATCAGGAAATTTTAGGTATTAATGAAGATACCCCACTATTTCAAACCATTAGATATACCTATGATTCTGAGCAGAGACTTACTGAAGTAAGGGAGAGTCTAATAAGAGGGGATCATTTTCGTTTCACAGTAGAAATGACTTTATAA